GGTCGAACGCGTGCAAAAAGCTGAATATCGCTCCAAGCCATCCGTCAGGAACCGGACGTTCGAAGGCGAACCGCAGCGGGAAGCACAAAAAAAACAGGCCTGCGATCAGAATGGCGAAACTGACGCGCATGGCGAACATCCGGCGTTCGTCAGATCTCCTGCAGACAAAGGGCGCCATGACGAAAAACAGGTCTATGGACATGTACGGAATGATCATGAGGGGCACGAAAGGGATCATCCGCTCCCACGCAAAGACCACGGAGCCGACATCGCCGCGCAGCGACGTCAGCCAGGAACAGCCTCCGTACACCACGATGAACAGCACCGACGTGAATGCGGCGACCAGGGCCGCCTCTGTCAGCCCCCGGCGCGACGCGCCGTCGAGACGGTGAATATTCCCCATGGGTCGATCTCCATGCCTGTTTTCTCGAATCCGGCCGACCTGACCATCTCGTCCAGTTCCGCCTGGGAACGTCGGCGCATGATCCATGGCGCGCCGTCGCGATTGGGCAGGACCCTGGCGATGACCTCGAGCTGCGGATGCCAGGGCTGCCCCGTATAGACCAGATACCCTCCCGGCTCGATCACCTCGCCGATGGCCTTCAGGGAAGCGAGAACCCGGTCATTGTCGGGAAACAACTCGTACAGGCCGGACACGACGACCACATTGGGACGCGACCTGACCGTCCGGATCGACTCAGGGTCAAAGGCGTCGGCCCGTTCGAAACGCGTTCGACCGAGACCGAGGCTTGAAGCCAGCGCCCGGCCCTGCTCCAGATTGCCCTCGTCCCAATCCCGCAACGTCGCATCGACTTTGCCCTCCCGCGCCTTGAGGACGCTCAGGACATAGCGGCCGCAGCCTGTTGCAACATCCAGAAGCGTGACCTGGGACGCAGCGGCTTCAAGAGTGTCCATCACGGCGTGAAGCTGTTTTTCCAGATGCCGGCGGCGCATGCGGATGCCTTTCCAGCCGATGGCGTCGAGGTAGGCGCGGTCGATGGCCCGGCCTATGCGCCCGAGGCCACGGGCGCTGTCTTCATACACGTAATCAAGACTTCTCCCCGAATCGAAACCGGTCTCAAGACCGATCGCGATTCCGCGGCTCAGCCTGCCCAGCGCCCGCAACGCGAGTTTTTGCATGGAAAAGAACGCTGTCCTCAGAACTGACGTGGACTGCCGGAGCAGGTCATACTCCACGCGCATGGTGCCTCCCCGGTGGGCGTTCAGCAGATGCGAGCGGTCCACTTCCTCCGTGAAGGACCGGATGACGAATTCGCGGATATCCTCCATGACGCGCTCCCGGCCCACCTCTTGAAGCAGGGCGTGATGGAAGCCGGGATACTCGTGCATTTCCTTCCGGGTCGCCCCGAGATCTCTGTAGAATTTTCTCTGGGCCTCGGCTTCGACGACGCAGTCCGACCCCGCCGCGAGAATCAGCGTCGGCGTGGTGATGGCGTGGGCGTCGTCCATGATCCGGCCGGCCGTATCGTGCATTTCCGCAAGGACATTGACGGCGATACGACGCGTGATCAGAGGGTCTGTTCGATAGAGACGCCGCTGCTCGGAATCGTGAGTCAGCATAGCCGCGCTCACGTAGCTGCTGACAAAGGCCTTCTCCTTGAATTTGAGAAGCATGCGCAGCAGCGGCATGGCCATGGGGACATAGAGCCTGATGCGGAAAGCTGGGGCTAGAAGGACCATGGCCCGAATTCGCGGCGCGAAATCGTGCGCCCAGGCACAGGCCGTGACCGCGCCCACGCTGTTGGCCACGATGACGATGTTTTCCGGCGAAATGCCGTGTCCGGTTCTGACGAAGTGGACGAACGCATCGAGGTCTCTGACCAGATCGTAGTAGTTATCCGCATGTCCTCGGTCTCCGGGTGATCGGCCATGTCCCCGCGTGTCCCAGGAAAAGGCGCGGAAATCGCCCAGCCCCAGTTCCTGCAACGCGCGGGACAGACGCCCGGAGTGTTCATGGCCGCGATGCAGGAAGATCAGCGCCCTGTCTGTCGCCTGTGATGTGCACCAGCTGCGATAGAACAACTCAGCGCCATCCCAGCTGGAGAATGTTCCTTCGGATTCGATCCAGTCCATAATGCTCCTCCCGAATCTGTTGCGCCCGCTACCGGCCAGTCCTTAGTCGACGCCATGGCGGCCCGCCGTCGCCGCCAACTTTTCGAAGCTGTCCGCGAGACGTTTCATGAAACTCTTGCGGCATCCGTCCCAATGCAACGCGGCTCCGACGACAACGTCACAAATGACAGGAATCAGAACCCATTCGCCCTTGGGCAATGATTTGCCGGTCCCCTGCAGAAAAATCGGAATTACAGGGATATCCGGATGCCGTCTGGCCAGGTGCGCAATTCCGGTCCTGAATTCAGCCATGCGCTCCGGTTCCCCCCTGCTGCCCTCGGGAAAGAAAATCAGGGTCTCTCCGACGGCCAGCGCCGCCGAGCAGGCGGCAAAGGGGTCATCCCTGCGCCCCTCGGCCAGACGCCGGAAGGGAATGATGCCGATGACGTTCAGGGCGAACCAGGCCAGCCACCTGTTTTTCAAGAAATAGTCCTGCGCGGCCACCGGACGCACTTTTCTCAGACTGGACAGGGGGAACAGGGACATGAGGACCAGAGCGTCGAGGTGGCTGTTGTGATTGGCGACCACGATGGACGGGGAAGTTGCGCCGAGGCTCTGGCGGTTTCTGGTGTTCACCCCCATGATCAAAAAAATCAGGGGCCTGGCGAACAGGGTGAACCAAAGCAATCGAAGAATGCCTTTCATGTCTCAGTGATACGTGTAGTAGATGAAATGAAAGAAGATCGGGGCCGTGAAGGTCAGACTGTCCACCCGATCCAGAATGCCGCCGTGACCGGGCAGCATGTTTCCCGTGTCCTTTATGCCGATGTCGCGCTTGATGGCCGACACGCAGATGTCCCCGAAAAAACCGGAAATGCCGATCAGCGCCCCTACCAGCAGCGCCTGCGACACCGCCATTGAGATGAGAAAGGGTCCGGCCAGGCCCGCCAACAGCGCCGTGGTGGCCACACCGCCGATCAGACCCGCCCATGTTTTGTTCGGACTGACCGAAGGCACCACCTTGGCGTGACCAAACCCCTTGCCCCAGCAGAACTGAGCGATATCATTGGCTTCCGTCAGAATGACGAGGAGCAGAACCAGACTTACTCCATAGTCG
This region of Desulfomicrobium escambiense DSM 10707 genomic DNA includes:
- a CDS encoding bifunctional alpha/beta hydrolase/class I SAM-dependent methyltransferase produces the protein MDWIESEGTFSSWDGAELFYRSWCTSQATDRALIFLHRGHEHSGRLSRALQELGLGDFRAFSWDTRGHGRSPGDRGHADNYYDLVRDLDAFVHFVRTGHGISPENIVIVANSVGAVTACAWAHDFAPRIRAMVLLAPAFRIRLYVPMAMPLLRMLLKFKEKAFVSSYVSAAMLTHDSEQRRLYRTDPLITRRIAVNVLAEMHDTAGRIMDDAHAITTPTLILAAGSDCVVEAEAQRKFYRDLGATRKEMHEYPGFHHALLQEVGRERVMEDIREFVIRSFTEEVDRSHLLNAHRGGTMRVEYDLLRQSTSVLRTAFFSMQKLALRALGRLSRGIAIGLETGFDSGRSLDYVYEDSARGLGRIGRAIDRAYLDAIGWKGIRMRRRHLEKQLHAVMDTLEAAASQVTLLDVATGCGRYVLSVLKAREGKVDATLRDWDEGNLEQGRALASSLGLGRTRFERADAFDPESIRTVRSRPNVVVVSGLYELFPDNDRVLASLKAIGEVIEPGGYLVYTGQPWHPQLEVIARVLPNRDGAPWIMRRRSQAELDEMVRSAGFEKTGMEIDPWGIFTVSTARRAGG
- a CDS encoding lysophospholipid acyltransferase family protein, giving the protein MKGILRLLWFTLFARPLIFLIMGVNTRNRQSLGATSPSIVVANHNSHLDALVLMSLFPLSSLRKVRPVAAQDYFLKNRWLAWFALNVIGIIPFRRLAEGRRDDPFAACSAALAVGETLIFFPEGSRGEPERMAEFRTGIAHLARRHPDIPVIPIFLQGTGKSLPKGEWVLIPVICDVVVGAALHWDGCRKSFMKRLADSFEKLAATAGRHGVD